One Equus quagga isolate Etosha38 chromosome 5, UCLA_HA_Equagga_1.0, whole genome shotgun sequence genomic window carries:
- the C1QA gene encoding complement C1q subcomponent subunit A — protein MEAPWGWLMVGVLAVSLASTGTQDVCRALNGKDGAPGIPGRPGRPGPKGERGEPGAPGIQTGIRGLKGDQGEPGVPGSPGNMGYPGPSGPPGVPGAPGLKGIKGNPGNLKDQPRPAFSAVRRNAPLDSNMVIFDEVITNQEGSYDSRTSHFVCSVPGYYYFTFQVVSKWDVCLSIVSLRRDQVRHSLGFCDTNSRGIFQVVSGGTVLQLDRGDKVRIEKERGRIYQGSEADSVFSGFLIFPST, from the exons ATGGAAGCCCCCTGGGGTTGGCTGATGGTCGGCGTGCTGGCCGTATCCCTGGCCTCCACGGGGACCCAGGACGTGTGCCGAGCTCTGAACGGGAAGGATGGGGCCCCCGGAATACCGGGCCGACCCGGGCGGCCAGGCCCCAAGGGGGAGCGAGGAGAGCCAG GGGCCCCCGGCATCCAGACAGGCATCCGAGGCCTTAAAGGAGACCAGGGGGAGCCTGGGGTCCCTGGAAGTCCTGGCAACATGGGCTACCCAGGGCCCAGCGGTCCCCCGGGGGTCCCTGGTGCCCCAGGATTGAAGGGCATCAAGGGAAACCCAGGAAACTTGAAGGACCAGCCACGGCCAGCCTTCTCGGCCGTGAGGCGGAACGCGCCGTTGGACAGCAACATGGTCATCTTCGACGAGGTCATCACCAACCAGGAGGGCTCGTACGACAGCAGAACGAGCCACTTCGTCTGCTCCGTCCCGGGTTACTACTACTTCACCTTCCAGGTGGTGTCCAAGTGGGACGTCTGCCTGTCCATCGTGTCCTTGAGGAGGGACCAGGTCCGGCACTCCTTGGGCTTCTGCGACACCAACAGCAGGGGCATCTTCCAGGTGGTGTCTGGGGGCACCGTGCTCCAGCTAGACCGAGGGGACAAGGTCCGGATTGAAAAAGAACGTGGCCGGATTTACCAGGGCTCCGAGGCGGACAGCGTCTTCAGCGGCTTCCTCATCTTCCCGTCCACCTGA
- the C1QC gene encoding complement C1q subcomponent subunit C — MDVGSSSRLPLGLHLLLLLLALPLGGQASTDCYGIPGMPGMPGTPGKDGHDGLPGPKGEPGIPAVPGTQGPKGQKGEPGTPGHPGKNGPMGTSGTAGLPGPVGPRGEPGEDGRYKQKHQSVFTVTRQTDQYPAANSLVKFNTVVTNPQGHYDTSTGKFTCRVPGIYYFAYHTSQTANLCVQLYHNGAKVTAFCDHMSNSKQVSSGGVLLQLQVGEEVWLAVNDYNGMVGTRGSDSVFSGFLLFPN; from the exons atGGACGTGGGGTCCAGCTCCCGGCTCCCCCTGGGCCTAcatctgctgctgctcctgctggcaCTGCCACTTGGGGGCCAGGCCAGCACAGACTGCTACGGGATCCCCGGGATGCCAGGCATGCCTGGGACCCCAGGGAAGGATGGTCACGACGGGCTGCCGGGGCCCAAGGGTGAGCCAG GGATCCCAGCTGTCCCTGGGACTCAAGGACCCAAGGGTCAGAAGGGAGAACCCGGCACACCTGGCCACCCTGGGAAAAACGGCCCCATGGGAACCTCTGGGACGGCGGGCCTTCCTGGCCCCGTGGGCCCCCGTGGGGAGCCGGGCGAGGACGGCAGATACAAGCAGAAGCACCAGTCGGTGTTCACGGTCACACGGCAGACAGACCAGTACCCGGCCGCCAACAGCCTGGTGAAGTTCAACACGGTCGTCACCAACCCGCAGGGTCATTATGACACGAGCACGGGCAAGTTCACCTGCAGGGTCCCTGGCATCTACTACTTTGCCTACCACACGTCGCAGACGGCCAACCTGTGCGTGCAGCTGTACCACAACGGCGCCAAGGTGACCGCCTTCTGCGACCACATGTCCAACAGCAAGCAGGTCAGCTCAGGCGGCgtgctgctgcagctgcaggTGGGCGAGGAGGTGTGGCTGGCGGTCAACGACTACAACGGCATGGTGGGCACCAGGGGCTCCGACAGCGTCTTCTCCGGCTTCCTGCTCTTCCCCAACTAG